The proteins below come from a single Mycobacterium parmense genomic window:
- a CDS encoding TetR/AcrR family transcriptional regulator encodes MTGTERRRQLIGIARSLFAERGYEGTSIEEIAQRANVSKPVVYEHFGGKEGLYAVVVDREMSALLDGITSSLTNNRSRVRVERVALALLTYVEERTDGFRIMIRDSPASISSGTYSSLLNDAVNQVSSILAGDFARRGLDPDLAPLYAQALVGSVSMTAQWWLDTREPKKEVVAAHLVNLMWNGLTHLEADPRLQDE; translated from the coding sequence ATGACCGGCACCGAGCGGCGCCGACAACTCATCGGCATCGCACGCTCGCTGTTCGCCGAACGCGGCTATGAGGGCACGTCGATCGAGGAGATCGCCCAGCGCGCCAACGTCTCCAAGCCGGTCGTCTACGAGCATTTCGGCGGCAAGGAGGGCCTGTACGCCGTGGTCGTCGACCGCGAGATGTCGGCGCTGCTGGACGGCATCACATCGTCGCTGACCAACAACAGGTCCCGGGTGCGCGTCGAGCGCGTCGCGCTGGCGTTGCTCACCTACGTCGAAGAGCGCACCGACGGCTTCCGGATCATGATCCGCGACTCGCCGGCCTCGATCAGTTCGGGCACCTATTCCAGCCTGCTCAACGACGCCGTCAACCAGGTCAGTTCGATCCTGGCCGGCGACTTCGCACGCCGCGGGCTGGATCCCGACCTGGCGCCGCTGTACGCGCAGGCGCTGGTGGGATCGGTGTCGATGACGGCGCAGTGGTGGCTGGACACCCGCGAGCCCAAGAAGGAAGTGGTCGCCGCGCACCTGGTCAACCTCATGTGGAACGGGCTGACCCACCTGGAGGCCGACCCGCGGCTGCAGGACGAGTAG
- the mfd gene encoding transcription-repair coupling factor — protein MTAPGPALSETPIAGLVETALTAPTFQQLTDLAAARPAELSMVGPASARLFVAAALARLGPLLVVTATGREADDLAAELRGVLGAAVAVFPSWETLPHERLSPGVDTVGARLMVLRRLAHPDDARLGPPLRVVVTTVRSLLQPMTPQLGLVEPVTLVTGEEVAFEEVVSRLVELAYTRVDMVGRRGEFAVRGGILDVFPPTAEHPVRVEFWGDEVSEMRMFAVADQRSIPELEVDAVVAVACRELLLTDDVRERAAQLCARHSGSQPAITGSVSDMLAKLAEGIPVDGMEALVEVLHPAQNGAHVLLTDQLAEGTPVLLCDPEKVRTRAADLIKTGREFLEASWSVAALGTDAPVDVEQLGGTGFAELDDVRAAASAAGHPWWTLSQLSGESAMELDVRPSPSARGHQSDIDGIFAMLRAHVTTGGHAVVVTPGTGTAHRVVERLADSDTPAAMLEPGAAPKAGLVGVLKGPLHDGIVIPGANLVVITETDLTGSRATAVEGKRLAAKRRNTVDPLALSAGDLVVHDQHGIGRFVEMVERTVGGARREYLVLEYASSKRGSGGQNTDKLYVPMDSLDQLSRYVGGQAPALSKLGGSDWANTKTKARRAVREIAGELVALYAKRQASPGHAFGPDTPWQAEMEDAFGFTETVDQLTAITEVKADMEKSIPMDRVICGDVGYGKTEIAVRAAFKAVQDGKQVAVLVPTTLLADQHLQTFTDRMAGFPVTVKGLSRFTDAAESRAVIDGMADGSVDIVIGTHRLLQTGVRWKDLGLVVVDEEQRFGVEHKEHIKALRTHVDVLTMSATPIPRTLEMSLAGIREMSTILTPPEERYPVLTYVGPQDDKQVAAALRRELLRDGQVFYVHNRVSSIDGTAARLRELVPEARIVVAHGQMPEERLERTVAGFWNREYDILVCTTIVETGLDISNANTLIVERADTFGLSQLHQLRGRVGRSRERGYAYFLYPPHTPLTETAYDRLATIAQNNELGAGMAVALKDLEIRGAGNVLGVEQSGHVAGVGFDLYVRLVGEAVEAYRAAADGLTVTTAEEPKDVRIDLPVDAHLPPDYIGSDRLRLEAYRRLAAAAGDGEIEAVVEELVDRYGALPEPAERLVAVARLRLLCRAAGITEVSAPSAATVRLSPIDLPDSAQVRLKRMYPAANYRATTNIVQVPIPRAGGVGAPRIRDVELVQMVANLVTALQGKPQTDIGITSESAAMSGEERRP, from the coding sequence ATGACCGCACCGGGGCCTGCTCTTTCCGAAACCCCGATCGCGGGGCTCGTGGAAACGGCGCTGACGGCGCCGACCTTCCAGCAGCTGACCGATCTCGCGGCCGCCCGGCCCGCCGAGCTGAGCATGGTCGGTCCGGCCAGCGCACGGTTGTTCGTCGCCGCGGCGCTCGCGCGGCTGGGCCCCCTGCTGGTGGTGACCGCGACGGGGCGCGAAGCCGACGACCTGGCCGCCGAGCTGCGCGGCGTCCTCGGCGCAGCCGTGGCTGTGTTCCCCTCGTGGGAGACCCTGCCGCACGAGCGGCTCTCGCCCGGCGTGGACACCGTGGGCGCCCGGCTGATGGTGCTGCGCCGGCTGGCCCATCCCGACGACGCGCGCCTGGGACCGCCGCTGCGGGTGGTGGTGACGACGGTGCGCTCGCTGCTGCAGCCGATGACCCCGCAGCTGGGGCTGGTCGAACCGGTCACCCTCGTCACGGGCGAGGAGGTCGCGTTCGAGGAGGTGGTTTCCCGGCTCGTCGAGCTGGCGTACACCCGCGTGGACATGGTCGGGCGGCGCGGCGAATTCGCCGTGCGCGGCGGGATTCTCGACGTCTTCCCGCCCACCGCGGAGCACCCGGTGCGCGTCGAGTTCTGGGGGGACGAGGTCAGCGAGATGCGAATGTTCGCGGTCGCCGACCAGCGCTCCATCCCGGAGCTCGAGGTGGACGCCGTGGTCGCCGTCGCGTGCCGCGAGCTGCTGCTGACCGACGACGTGCGGGAGCGGGCCGCCCAGCTTTGCGCGCGGCATTCCGGCAGTCAGCCCGCCATCACCGGCAGCGTGTCCGACATGCTGGCCAAGCTCGCCGAAGGCATCCCGGTCGACGGGATGGAGGCGCTGGTCGAGGTGCTGCATCCCGCACAGAACGGGGCTCACGTGCTGCTCACCGACCAGCTGGCCGAGGGCACCCCGGTCCTGCTGTGCGACCCGGAGAAGGTGCGCACCCGCGCCGCGGACCTGATCAAGACGGGCCGGGAGTTTCTCGAGGCGTCGTGGTCGGTCGCCGCGCTGGGCACGGACGCGCCCGTCGACGTCGAGCAGCTCGGTGGGACGGGCTTCGCCGAACTGGACGACGTGCGCGCCGCCGCGTCCGCCGCCGGCCATCCCTGGTGGACCCTGAGCCAGTTGTCCGGCGAGTCGGCGATGGAGCTCGACGTCAGGCCGTCGCCGTCGGCGCGCGGTCACCAGAGCGACATCGACGGCATCTTCGCGATGCTGCGCGCGCACGTGACGACCGGCGGCCACGCGGTGGTGGTGACGCCGGGCACGGGCACCGCCCACCGGGTGGTGGAACGGCTCGCCGATTCCGACACCCCCGCCGCCATGCTCGAACCCGGCGCCGCCCCCAAGGCCGGCCTCGTCGGGGTGCTCAAGGGCCCGCTGCACGACGGGATCGTGATCCCGGGTGCGAACCTGGTGGTGATCACCGAGACGGATCTGACCGGCAGCCGGGCCACGGCGGTCGAGGGCAAGCGGCTTGCGGCCAAGCGGCGCAACACCGTCGACCCGCTTGCCCTGTCCGCGGGCGACCTGGTGGTGCACGACCAGCACGGCATCGGGCGGTTCGTGGAGATGGTCGAGCGCACCGTCGGCGGCGCCCGCCGCGAGTACCTGGTGCTCGAATACGCCTCGTCCAAAAGGGGCAGCGGCGGCCAAAACACGGACAAGCTGTATGTCCCGATGGACTCGCTGGACCAGCTCTCCCGCTACGTGGGCGGGCAGGCGCCGGCGTTGAGCAAGCTGGGCGGCAGCGACTGGGCCAACACCAAGACCAAGGCGCGCCGCGCGGTGCGCGAGATCGCGGGGGAGCTGGTGGCGCTGTACGCCAAGCGGCAGGCCAGCCCCGGGCACGCGTTCGGGCCCGACACCCCGTGGCAGGCCGAGATGGAGGACGCGTTCGGGTTCACCGAGACCGTCGACCAGCTCACCGCGATCACCGAGGTCAAGGCCGACATGGAGAAGTCGATCCCGATGGACCGGGTGATCTGCGGCGACGTCGGCTACGGCAAGACCGAAATCGCCGTGCGGGCGGCGTTCAAGGCGGTCCAGGACGGCAAGCAGGTCGCCGTGCTGGTGCCCACCACGCTGCTGGCCGACCAGCATCTGCAGACGTTCACCGACCGGATGGCGGGCTTCCCGGTGACCGTCAAGGGGCTGTCGCGGTTCACCGACGCCGCCGAGTCCCGCGCCGTGATCGACGGCATGGCCGACGGGTCTGTCGACATCGTGATCGGCACCCACCGCCTGCTGCAGACCGGCGTGCGCTGGAAGGACCTGGGGCTGGTCGTGGTCGACGAGGAGCAGCGGTTCGGTGTCGAGCACAAGGAGCACATCAAGGCGCTGCGCACCCACGTCGACGTGCTGACCATGAGCGCCACCCCGATCCCGCGGACGTTGGAGATGAGCCTGGCCGGCATCCGGGAGATGTCGACGATCCTGACGCCGCCCGAGGAGCGCTACCCGGTGCTGACCTACGTGGGCCCGCAGGACGACAAGCAGGTGGCGGCCGCGCTGCGCAGGGAACTGCTGCGCGACGGGCAGGTTTTCTACGTGCACAACCGGGTCAGCTCGATCGACGGGACCGCGGCGCGGCTGCGCGAGCTGGTGCCCGAGGCGCGCATCGTCGTCGCGCACGGGCAAATGCCCGAGGAGCGGCTGGAACGCACCGTTGCGGGGTTCTGGAACCGTGAATACGACATCCTGGTGTGCACCACGATCGTGGAGACCGGTCTGGACATCTCCAACGCCAACACCCTGATCGTCGAGCGCGCCGACACTTTCGGTCTCTCACAGCTGCATCAGCTGCGCGGCCGGGTCGGTCGCAGCCGCGAACGCGGGTACGCCTACTTCCTGTATCCGCCGCACACGCCGCTGACCGAGACGGCCTACGACCGGCTGGCGACCATCGCGCAGAACAACGAGCTCGGCGCGGGCATGGCCGTCGCGCTCAAGGACCTCGAGATCCGCGGGGCGGGCAACGTGCTGGGCGTCGAGCAGTCCGGGCACGTCGCCGGGGTGGGGTTCGACCTGTACGTGCGGCTGGTGGGCGAGGCGGTCGAGGCGTACCGGGCCGCCGCCGACGGGCTGACGGTGACCACCGCCGAGGAGCCCAAGGACGTGCGCATCGACCTGCCGGTCGACGCCCACCTGCCGCCGGACTACATCGGCAGCGATCGGCTGCGGCTGGAGGCCTACCGGCGGCTGGCCGCGGCGGCCGGCGACGGTGAGATCGAAGCCGTCGTGGAGGAGCTGGTCGACCGCTACGGCGCGCTGCCGGAGCCCGCCGAGCGCCTGGTGGCGGTGGCCCGGCTGCGCCTGCTGTGCCGCGCGGCCGGCATCACCGAGGTGTCGGCACCGTCGGCGGCGACCGTGCGGCTGTCGCCCATCGACCTGCCCGACTCCGCCCAGGTGCGGCTCAAGCGGATGTATCCGGCGGCAAACTACCGCGCCACGACGAACATCGTGCAGGTGCCCATTCCGCGCGCCGGCGGGGTGGGCGCGCCGCGCATCCGTGACGTCGAGCTCGTGCAGATGGTGGCCAACCTGGTGACGGCCTTGCAGGGTAAACCGCAGACGGACATTGGTATAACGAGTGAATCCGCAGCGATGTCCGGTGAGGAGCGGCGCCCGTGA
- a CDS encoding nucleoside triphosphate pyrophosphohydrolase has translation MIVVLFDPRRPSLVPVEAIEFLTGEVQYTEEMPVAVPWSLPAARPVHFGDDAPVLLSSDPEHPAVTARLAAGARLISAPETPRGERLVDAVAMMDKLRTAGPWESEQTHDSLRRFLLEETYELLDAVRGGNADQVREELGDVLLQVLFHARIAEEAPQFPFTIDDVAATLMRKLGNRVPGVLAGQSISLEDQLAQWEERKAAEKPRNSVMDGVHTGQPALALAQKVIQRAEKAGVPADLIPADIVSISVSSDHDAESALRTSVLEFVDRVRTVERAIAATRRGGSVPEEFDLVPLGEVTEEEWRAHWPPGDSASGAGQECPLANG, from the coding sequence GTGATCGTCGTCTTGTTCGACCCCCGTCGCCCGTCGCTGGTTCCCGTCGAAGCCATCGAGTTCCTGACCGGAGAGGTGCAGTACACCGAAGAGATGCCCGTGGCGGTGCCCTGGTCGCTGCCCGCGGCCCGCCCGGTGCACTTCGGCGACGACGCCCCGGTGCTGCTCTCGTCCGATCCCGAGCACCCGGCGGTCACCGCCCGGCTGGCGGCCGGGGCGCGGCTCATCTCGGCGCCGGAGACGCCGCGCGGCGAGCGGCTGGTCGACGCGGTGGCGATGATGGACAAACTGCGCACCGCCGGGCCGTGGGAAAGCGAGCAAACCCACGACTCGTTGCGCCGATTCCTGCTGGAGGAGACCTACGAGCTGTTGGACGCCGTGCGCGGCGGCAACGCCGATCAGGTCCGCGAAGAGCTCGGTGACGTGTTGCTGCAGGTCCTCTTCCACGCCCGCATCGCCGAGGAGGCGCCGCAGTTCCCGTTCACCATTGACGACGTAGCGGCCACGCTGATGCGCAAGCTCGGCAATCGGGTCCCGGGTGTGCTTGCGGGGCAATCGATTTCGCTGGAAGATCAGCTGGCCCAATGGGAGGAGCGCAAGGCGGCCGAAAAGCCGCGGAACTCGGTGATGGACGGTGTGCACACCGGGCAGCCCGCGCTTGCGCTGGCGCAGAAGGTGATTCAGCGCGCCGAGAAGGCGGGCGTGCCCGCCGACCTGATCCCCGCCGACATCGTGTCGATCTCGGTGTCGTCCGACCACGACGCGGAAAGCGCACTGCGCACCTCGGTTCTGGAATTCGTCGACCGGGTGCGCACCGTCGAGCGGGCCATCGCCGCCACCCGCCGCGGGGGCAGTGTTCCCGAGGAGTTCGACCTCGTCCCGCTGGGCGAAGTGACCGAGGAGGAATGGCGCGCGCACTGGCCGCCGGGTGATTCCGCTTCCGGGGCGGGTCAGGAGTGCCCGCTAGCTAACGGGTGA
- a CDS encoding lytic transglycosylase domain-containing protein, producing the protein MVVSPRRWVRAVAVIGATAMLLASSCTWQLSLFIPEGVPPPAGDPVPPVDTHASGRPADQLRAWAEKRSAALEIPVIALEAYAYAARVAEVENPKCHVAWTTLAGIGQVESHHGTYRGSRLSPNGDVNPPIRGVRLDGSGGNLRIVDSEESVTDGDGVTRAMGPMQFIPETWRLYGVDAHNDGRVSPDNIDDAALAAAGYLCWRGKDLATPRGWITALRAYNNSGVYARAVRDWATAYAAGHPL; encoded by the coding sequence ATGGTTGTTTCGCCGAGGCGTTGGGTGCGCGCGGTCGCCGTGATCGGCGCGACCGCGATGCTGCTGGCCTCGAGTTGCACCTGGCAGCTCAGCCTGTTCATCCCCGAGGGCGTTCCGCCGCCGGCCGGGGACCCGGTGCCACCGGTGGACACGCATGCCAGCGGCCGTCCCGCGGACCAGTTGCGCGCATGGGCGGAGAAGCGGTCGGCCGCCCTGGAGATCCCCGTGATCGCGCTCGAGGCATATGCCTACGCCGCCCGCGTCGCCGAGGTGGAGAACCCGAAGTGTCATGTCGCCTGGACCACACTGGCCGGAATCGGCCAGGTGGAGAGCCACCACGGCACGTATCGCGGCTCGCGGCTGTCGCCGAACGGAGACGTGAACCCTCCCATCCGCGGTGTCCGTCTGGACGGCAGCGGGGGCAATCTGCGCATCGTCGACAGCGAGGAGTCCGTGACCGACGGCGACGGCGTGACGCGGGCGATGGGGCCGATGCAGTTCATCCCCGAGACGTGGCGGCTCTACGGCGTGGACGCCCACAACGACGGGCGGGTCAGCCCGGACAACATCGACGACGCCGCCCTGGCCGCGGCGGGTTATCTGTGCTGGCGCGGGAAGGATCTCGCGACGCCGCGGGGGTGGATCACCGCCCTGCGGGCCTACAACAACTCCGGCGTCTATGCGCGTGCGGTGCGGGACTGGGCGACCGCTTATGCGGCTGGGCACCCGCTGTAG
- the eno gene encoding phosphopyruvate hydratase translates to MPIIEQVGAREILDSRGNPTIEVEIALSDGTFSRAAVPSGASTGEHEAVELRDGGKRYGGKGVRKAVEAVLDEIGPAVIGLNADDQRLVDQALVDLDGTPDKSRLGANAILGVSLATAKAAADSAELPLFRYIGGPNAHIMPVPMMNILNGGAHADTSVDIQEFMVAPIGAPSFGEALRWGAEVYHALKAVLKKQGLSTGLGDEGGFAPNVAGTTAALDLISQAIESVGLKLGDDVALALDAAANEFHTDGTEYAFEGSTRTAEQMTEFYAGLLKSYPLVSIEDPLYENDWDGWATLTASIGDKVQIVGDDIFVTNPERLEEGIEKGVANALLVKVNQIGTLTETLDAVALAHHSGYRTMISHRSGETEDTTIADLAVAVGSGQIKTGAPARSERVAKYNQLLRIEEALGDAARYAGDLAFPRFGPEAK, encoded by the coding sequence GTGCCGATTATCGAGCAGGTCGGGGCCCGCGAGATCCTCGATTCCCGCGGCAACCCGACGATCGAGGTCGAGATTGCCCTGAGTGACGGCACGTTTTCCCGTGCGGCGGTGCCGTCCGGCGCGTCGACCGGCGAGCACGAGGCCGTCGAGCTGCGCGACGGCGGCAAGCGCTACGGCGGCAAGGGCGTGCGTAAGGCCGTGGAGGCCGTGCTCGACGAGATAGGTCCGGCGGTGATCGGCCTGAACGCCGACGACCAGCGGCTGGTGGACCAGGCGCTGGTGGACCTCGACGGAACCCCCGACAAGTCCCGGCTGGGTGCCAACGCGATCCTGGGTGTCTCGCTGGCGACCGCGAAGGCGGCGGCCGACTCCGCCGAGCTGCCGCTGTTCCGCTACATCGGCGGCCCGAACGCCCACATCATGCCGGTGCCGATGATGAACATCCTCAACGGCGGCGCGCACGCCGACACCTCGGTGGACATCCAGGAGTTCATGGTGGCGCCGATCGGCGCCCCCAGCTTCGGCGAGGCGCTGCGCTGGGGCGCCGAGGTCTACCACGCGCTGAAAGCGGTGCTCAAAAAGCAGGGCCTGAGCACCGGCCTGGGCGACGAGGGCGGCTTCGCCCCGAACGTGGCCGGCACCACCGCCGCGCTGGACCTCATCTCCCAGGCCATCGAGTCGGTGGGCCTCAAGCTCGGCGACGACGTGGCGCTGGCCCTCGACGCCGCGGCCAACGAGTTCCACACCGACGGCACCGAGTATGCGTTCGAGGGCAGCACCCGCACCGCCGAGCAGATGACCGAGTTCTATGCGGGCCTGTTGAAGTCCTACCCCCTGGTGTCCATCGAGGACCCGCTGTACGAGAACGACTGGGACGGGTGGGCGACGCTGACCGCGTCGATCGGCGACAAGGTGCAGATCGTCGGCGATGACATCTTCGTCACCAACCCCGAGCGACTCGAGGAAGGCATCGAGAAGGGTGTGGCAAACGCGTTGCTGGTCAAGGTGAATCAGATCGGTACGTTGACCGAGACGCTGGATGCCGTCGCGCTCGCCCACCACAGCGGGTACCGCACGATGATCAGCCACCGCAGCGGCGAGACCGAGGACACCACCATCGCCGACCTGGCGGTTGCCGTGGGAAGCGGGCAGATCAAGACGGGTGCGCCCGCCCGCAGCGAGCGTGTCGCGAAGTACAACCAGCTGCTGCGCATCGAGGAGGCACTGGGCGACGCCGCCCGCTACGCCGGCGACCTCGCATTCCCGAGGTTCGGCCCGGAGGCGAAATAG
- a CDS encoding FtsB family cell division protein, whose amino-acid sequence MTPKPDPKRRAPASRPGKAGDTVRRRRSAKPSAKPSSKPSQTAGHTSRNGGRSLQEHVVEPIKRQAAESVEQRSDQRLGFTARRAAVLAALVCVLTLTITGPVRTYFAQRTEMEQLSASEAALRRQISDLEQKKSKLDDPAYIAAQARERLGFVMPGSTPFQVQLPPTAAVPAQPGSPSAKPASSDPWYTALWHTIADNPHLPPNAPETPGPATPPSPPGG is encoded by the coding sequence TTGACGCCCAAGCCGGATCCGAAGCGGCGCGCCCCGGCATCGCGCCCGGGGAAGGCCGGCGATACGGTTCGGCGCCGGCGCTCGGCCAAGCCGTCCGCCAAGCCGTCGTCCAAGCCCTCGCAGACGGCGGGCCACACCAGCCGCAACGGCGGGCGGTCGCTGCAGGAGCATGTCGTCGAGCCGATCAAGCGGCAAGCCGCCGAATCCGTCGAGCAGCGGTCCGATCAGCGGCTGGGCTTCACCGCGCGGCGGGCGGCGGTGCTGGCCGCGCTGGTCTGCGTGCTGACCCTGACCATCACCGGCCCGGTCCGCACGTACTTCGCCCAACGCACGGAGATGGAGCAGTTGTCGGCAAGCGAGGCCGCGCTGCGCCGTCAGATCAGCGACCTCGAACAGAAGAAGAGCAAGCTCGACGACCCGGCTTACATCGCGGCCCAGGCCCGGGAGCGCCTCGGCTTCGTGATGCCCGGATCCACTCCGTTCCAGGTTCAGCTCCCGCCGACGGCCGCGGTGCCCGCCCAGCCGGGATCACCGTCGGCCAAGCCCGCCAGCAGCGACCCCTGGTACACGGCGTTGTGGCACACCATCGCCGACAACCCGCACCTGCCGCCGAACGCGCCCGAAACGCCCGGTCCCGCGACCCCTCCCTCGCCTCCCGGTGGTTGA
- a CDS encoding DUF501 domain-containing protein, with amino-acid sequence MVDRADVEAVARQLGREPRGVLEIAYRCPDGQPGVVKTAPKLPDGTPFPTLYYLTHPVLTAAASRLETTGLMREMTDRLGRDAQLAAAYRRAHEAYLAERDAIEPLGTTFSGGGMPDRVKCLHVLIAHSLAKGPGCNPLGDEALAILAREPAMAHVLVVGQW; translated from the coding sequence GTGGTTGACCGCGCCGACGTCGAGGCGGTGGCGCGTCAGCTCGGGCGTGAGCCGCGCGGCGTGCTGGAGATCGCCTACCGCTGCCCCGACGGACAGCCCGGGGTGGTCAAGACTGCACCGAAACTGCCTGACGGCACACCGTTTCCGACGTTGTACTACCTGACGCATCCGGTGCTGACCGCGGCCGCCAGCCGGCTGGAGACGACGGGGCTGATGCGCGAGATGACCGATCGACTGGGCCGGGATGCCCAGCTGGCCGCGGCCTATCGCCGGGCCCACGAGGCCTATCTGGCCGAGCGCGACGCCATCGAGCCGCTGGGAACGACGTTCTCCGGTGGGGGGATGCCGGACCGGGTTAAGTGCCTGCACGTTCTGATCGCCCACTCGCTGGCCAAGGGTCCGGGCTGCAACCCGCTCGGTGACGAGGCGCTGGCGATCCTGGCCAGGGAGCCCGCGATGGCCCACGTTCTGGTGGTCGGGCAGTGGTGA
- a CDS encoding Ppx/GppA phosphatase family protein, whose translation MVSRIAGIDCGTNSIRLLVAERSGAGLRDVHRETRIVRLGQGVDATGEFAPEAIARTRAALSDYAEMLEWHGVERVRMVATSAARDVANREAFFAMTAEVLGAVLPGAVAEVITGAEEAELSFRGAVAEMDPAAGPFVVVDLGGGSTEIVLGGAAVVASYSADIGCVRLTERCLHSDPPTAGEVAAARRVVRERLEAALGAVPVEGARTWVGVAGTMTTLSALAHNMTTYDSAAIHLSRVRGRELLAVCERLIAMSRAERAALPPMHEGRADVIGGGAIVVEELARELRARAGIDELTVSEHDILDGIVLSISG comes from the coding sequence GTGGTGAGTCGGATCGCGGGAATCGACTGCGGCACCAACTCTATTCGACTGCTCGTCGCCGAGCGGTCCGGTGCAGGGTTGCGCGACGTGCATCGCGAGACGCGAATCGTGCGGCTGGGTCAGGGTGTCGACGCGACCGGCGAGTTCGCGCCCGAGGCGATCGCGCGGACGCGGGCGGCGCTGTCCGACTACGCGGAAATGCTGGAATGGCACGGCGTCGAGCGCGTGCGGATGGTGGCCACCTCGGCCGCGCGCGACGTCGCCAACCGCGAAGCCTTCTTCGCGATGACGGCCGAGGTGCTGGGCGCCGTGCTCCCGGGGGCGGTGGCCGAGGTGATCACCGGCGCCGAGGAGGCAGAGCTGTCCTTCCGCGGGGCCGTCGCCGAGATGGACCCCGCCGCAGGGCCTTTCGTCGTCGTCGACCTGGGGGGAGGGTCCACCGAGATCGTTTTGGGCGGCGCCGCGGTGGTGGCGAGCTACTCGGCCGACATCGGGTGCGTGCGGCTGACCGAACGCTGCCTGCACTCCGACCCGCCGACGGCGGGGGAGGTGGCGGCCGCACGCCGGGTGGTGCGCGAGCGCCTCGAGGCCGCGCTGGGCGCGGTGCCCGTCGAGGGGGCGCGGACCTGGGTGGGTGTGGCCGGGACCATGACCACCTTGTCGGCGCTGGCGCACAACATGACGACGTATGACTCTGCGGCCATTCATCTTTCGCGCGTCCGCGGTCGCGAACTGTTGGCGGTGTGCGAGCGGTTGATCGCCATGTCGCGGGCCGAGCGCGCGGCGTTGCCGCCGATGCACGAGGGAAGGGCCGACGTGATCGGCGGCGGGGCGATCGTGGTGGAGGAACTGGCGCGCGAATTGCGCGCCCGCGCCGGCATCGACGAGCTGACCGTCAGCGAGCACGACATCCTGGACGGCATCGTGCTCTCGATCTCCGGCTAG
- a CDS encoding response regulator, whose protein sequence is MSTRVLVIDDEPHILRALRINLSVRGYEVITASSGAGALRAAAEHKPDVVILDLGLPDISGIEVLEGLRGWLTAPVIVLSARTDSSDKVEALDAGADDYVTKPFGMDEFLARLRAAVRRNAAASETDEPVVETDAFTVDLAAKKVTKNGGEVHLTPTEWGMLEVLVRNRGKLVGREELLKEVWGQAYATETHYLRVYLAQLRRKLEDDPSHPKHLLTESGMGYRFEA, encoded by the coding sequence ATGAGCACCCGGGTGCTGGTGATAGACGACGAGCCGCACATCCTGCGCGCGCTGCGCATCAACCTGTCGGTGCGCGGCTACGAGGTGATCACCGCCTCGTCCGGCGCCGGGGCCCTGCGCGCCGCCGCCGAGCACAAGCCCGACGTGGTGATCCTCGACCTCGGGTTGCCCGACATCTCGGGCATCGAGGTGCTCGAGGGTCTGCGAGGCTGGCTCACGGCGCCGGTGATCGTGTTGTCGGCGCGCACGGACTCCTCGGACAAGGTCGAGGCGCTGGACGCCGGCGCCGACGACTACGTCACGAAACCCTTCGGCATGGACGAGTTCCTGGCCCGGCTGCGCGCGGCCGTGCGCCGCAACGCCGCCGCCTCCGAAACCGACGAACCCGTCGTCGAGACCGACGCCTTCACCGTCGACCTTGCCGCCAAGAAGGTCACCAAGAACGGCGGCGAGGTCCACCTGACCCCGACCGAATGGGGGATGCTGGAGGTGCTGGTGCGCAACCGCGGCAAGCTGGTGGGCCGCGAGGAACTGCTCAAGGAGGTCTGGGGGCAGGCATACGCCACCGAAACCCATTATCTGCGTGTGTATCTCGCGCAGCTGCGGCGCAAGCTCGAGGACGACCCGTCGCACCCGAAGCACCTGCTGACCGAATCGGGCATGGGCTATCGGTTCGAGGCCTGA